In the genome of Bacillota bacterium, one region contains:
- a CDS encoding nucleoside deaminase, with amino-acid sequence MATREADQRFMGLALAQARQAFAIGEVPIGAVVVKDGEVIASAHNRREIDKDPTAHAEILAIRQAAAFLQGWRLTGTTLYVTIEPCPMCAGALVWARVGRLVYGSADSKAGAVHSLMNVVQDQRLNHNLEVTAGVREDECSQLMKEFFAGLRRKRKRSER; translated from the coding sequence ATGGCGACAAGGGAAGCTGATCAAAGATTTATGGGATTAGCTCTGGCACAAGCAAGACAGGCTTTTGCCATAGGCGAAGTGCCCATCGGGGCCGTTGTGGTAAAGGATGGCGAGGTTATCGCCAGTGCCCATAATCGGCGGGAAATCGACAAGGATCCCACTGCTCATGCCGAGATTTTGGCAATTCGCCAAGCCGCAGCTTTTTTGCAAGGATGGCGGTTGACGGGAACGACTCTTTATGTTACTATAGAGCCCTGCCCGATGTGTGCTGGAGCTTTGGTCTGGGCCAGAGTAGGCCGGTTGGTCTACGGCAGTGCCGACAGCAAAGCTGGAGCAGTACACAGCCTGATGAATGTGGTTCAGGATCAACGCCTTAACCATAATCTTGAGGTAACGGCGGGAGTCAGGGAAGATGAGTGCTCCCAGCTGATGAAGGAGTTCTTCGCCGGGCTTCGTCGGAAACGCAAGCGTTCGGAGAGGTGA